In a single window of the Streptosporangiales bacterium genome:
- a CDS encoding MerR family DNA-binding transcriptional regulator, with translation MTIGEVLAKLRPEFPDVTISKIRFLESEGLVEPDRTPSGYRKFTYADLERLQYILAAQRDHYLPLRVIREQLDALDGDSPVVSTRGPLPAGVALPGPEKFAERTVTRFSRDDLLTASGLLSDQLDTLEQYGLVAPLHGTVSYDEDALLIARTIAELTAFGIEPRHLRGFRAAADREVGLVEQVLTPMRRSRGSATSDADETGREIAALFVRLHASLVKFRLGPR, from the coding sequence ATGACCATCGGGGAGGTGCTGGCAAAGCTCCGCCCCGAGTTTCCCGACGTCACGATCTCGAAGATCAGGTTCCTCGAGTCCGAGGGACTGGTCGAGCCGGATCGCACCCCGTCGGGGTATCGCAAGTTCACGTACGCCGACCTCGAGCGCCTGCAGTACATCCTCGCCGCGCAGCGCGACCACTACCTGCCGCTGCGGGTCATCAGGGAGCAGCTCGACGCACTCGACGGCGACTCGCCGGTCGTCTCGACCAGGGGACCGCTGCCGGCCGGCGTCGCCCTTCCCGGGCCGGAGAAGTTCGCCGAACGCACCGTCACCCGCTTCTCCCGCGACGACCTCCTCACGGCCAGCGGACTGCTGTCCGACCAGCTCGACACGCTGGAGCAGTACGGCCTCGTCGCGCCGCTGCACGGCACCGTCAGTTACGACGAGGACGCCCTGCTCATCGCACGGACCATCGCCGAGCTCACCGCGTTCGGCATCGAGCCGCGGCACCTGCGGGGCTTCCGCGCGGCCGCCGACCGCGAGGTCGGGCTGGTGGAGCAGGTGCTGACCCCGATGCGTCGCAGTCGCGGCTCGGCCACCTCCGACGCCGACGAGACCGGTCGCGAGATCGCGGCCCTGTTCGTCCGGCTGCACGCGAGCCTGGTCAAGTTCCGACTGGGCCCTCGTTGA
- a CDS encoding bifunctional nuclease family protein, with protein MNRMAVVGVRVEMPSQQPVLLLKEEDGERYLPIWIGPVEASAIAYAQNGMTPPRPLTHDLLRNLLEAFQVSLAEVRIVEVRDGTFYADLVFSNGVELSARPSDSVALALRTGAAIVCTEDVLAAEGVAMPGEQEDEVEKFREFLDTITPEDFGRHLGDTPPGSSPG; from the coding sequence ATGAACCGAATGGCCGTCGTGGGCGTCCGCGTAGAGATGCCCTCGCAACAACCCGTCCTCCTGCTGAAGGAAGAGGACGGCGAACGCTACCTGCCGATCTGGATCGGTCCTGTCGAAGCCAGCGCGATCGCGTACGCCCAGAACGGCATGACGCCTCCTCGGCCGCTCACGCACGACCTGTTACGCAACCTGCTCGAGGCGTTCCAGGTGAGCCTGGCGGAGGTCCGCATCGTGGAAGTCCGTGACGGCACCTTCTACGCCGATCTCGTCTTCTCCAACGGCGTCGAGCTCAGTGCCCGTCCGTCCGACTCCGTCGCGCTCGCCCTCCGCACCGGGGCGGCCATCGTCTGCACCGAGGACGTCCTGGCCGCCGAGGGTGTGGCGATGCCGGGGGAGCAGGAGGACGAGGTGGAGAAGTTCCGCGAGTTCCTCGACACGATCACGCCGGAGGACTTCGGCCGGCACCTCGGCGACACGCCTCCCGGGTCCTCGCCCGGCTGA